Part of the Pantanalinema sp. genome is shown below.
GGCCTCGCCGGCGGCGCCCGTGACGGCAGGGACGCGGGGCTTCATGATGCCCGCCTTCTCGCGGGCGATCGCCTCGGGCGTGTCGCCCAGGAGGGCCGTGTGGTCGAGGGCGATGCGGGTGATGACGCACAGCTCGGGTCGATCGACGACGTTGGTCGCGTCGAGGCGGCCACCGAGCCCGACCTCCAGGAGCACCACGTCAGGGGCCCGAGACGCGAGCCAATGGAAGGCGGCGGCCGTGATCAGCTCGAACTCGGTGATAGGGCCGAGCGCGGGATCCAGCTCGCTTGCCGCCATCTGCACGGCCTCGAGCGCGTGCGCGAGCGCCCCTTCGCCGATGAAGGCCCCGTCGAGCCAGATCCGCTCGCAGTACGAGACCAGGTGGGGGCTGGTGTAGCGGCCGACGCGATAGCCGGCGGCTCGCAGGACGCTGCTCAGGAACGCGCAGACCGAGCCTTTTCCGTTCGTGCCGGCGACGTGGATCACCTTGAGGCCGTCCTGAGGGCGATCGAGGCGATCGAGCAGGGCCGTGATGCGCTCCAGGCCGGGGCGGATGCCGTGTTGGAGGGCGTCGCTGAGGATCGAGGAGGTCATGGGTTCTCTCGCAGCGGGAGAAGAAGGTCGCATCAAACCACCAGCGATGCGGGAGGGGCCTGGTGGGCGGCGATCGCCGCGAGCATGGCGGCCCCCCACTGGCGGCACTTGTCCTCGCCGATCCCCTTGATGGCGGCGAGCGCTTCGAGCGACTGGGGTCGAGCGGCCGCCACCGCGTCGAGCACCCGGTCGTGCGCGATGCAGTAGGGCGGCAAGCCCTTGTCCTTGGCGATGCCGGCGCGCGCCTCGCGCAGGGCCGAGAGCAGAACGGGATCGCCGGGCGCGGCGCTCACCTTGGCGACCGGGGCGATCTTGGCGACGACCCGGACCGGGGCCTTGGGCGCGGGCAGGGACCGGGCGCCGGGGGATTCGAGGCAGCGATCGCAAGCGCCGCAGCGCGAAGGAGCCGTCTCGCCGAAGTAGTCGAGGATGTAGGCGCGCCGGCAGTCGGCGGTGTGAGCGTAGTTGACCATGGCGTCGAGCTTCGCGACCTCGCGCGCCTGCTTGCCGATCAGGTAGGTGACGTCCAGCTTGAGGGAATGGAAGTCCTCGGCGCGCTTGATGAGCCGCATGGCGCGGCCGCGCTGGGGCGGGGTGTAGGCGATGAGGCCGCGCTCGTGCAGCCCGTGGAGGGCCGAGAGCACCGATTCGCGGCTCTCGCCCACGTAGGAGACGAACTGGGTGAGGTCCAGGGCCGCTCCCGCGTCCAGCTCGTCGCGCAGGACGGCCTTGAGCGCGCCGTAGACGAGCTTCTGCATCTTGGCGCGGCTGTCGATCGGCATCAGGTCGTTGGCGTGGCGCACGTAGGCATGGTTGGCCCCGCGCGGCGCGCGCGCGATGACCCCGTTGCGCTCGAGCAGGTTGAGGCAGGTGCCGATGGCCATGTCGTTGACCTTGCCCGGCATGGCCCGGCCGATGGCCTCGTGGGTCATGACGAACTCGTCGGGCCCCTGGTCGCAGAGGACCTGGTAGACGTCCGAGAGGGTCGAGACGCTGGGGCAGCTGCCCTCGATGAAGAACTCCTGCAGGTAGCGATCGGCGGGCGAGAAGATCAGCACGCAGTACGAGGCCAGCTGGTCGCGCCCCGCGCGGCCGGCCTCCTGGTAGTAGGCCTCGACGGTGCCGGGCAGGTCGTGGTGGATGACGAAGCGCACGTTGGGCTTGTCCACCCCCATCCCGAAGGCGTTGGTCGCGACCACCACCCGCGCCTTGCCCGCCATCCAGGCGTCCTGCGCCTGCTCGCGCTCCGTGTCGTGGAGGCCGGCGTGGTAGGCGACGGCCGAGACGCCGGCGGCCTCGAGGTGCTCGGCGATCGCCTCGACGTTCTTGCGGGTCGAGGCGTAGACGATGCCCGAGCCCTTGGTCTTCTGGGCGATCTCGAGGACCTTGGAGAGCTTGGCGGCCTCGCCGCTCGCCGGGCGCACCACGTAGCGCAAGTTGGGGCGGTCGAAGCCCGTCACGAACACGGCCGGGTCGTTCAGGCCCAGCTGCTTGACGATGTCCTCGCGCACCTCGGGGGTGGCGGTCGCCGTGGCGGCGAGCACCGGCGGGCGGCCCAGCTTGGCGAGGGCGTCGCGCAGCCGCAGGAAGTCGGGGCGAAAGTCGTGACCCCACTGCGAGACGCAGTGGGCCTCGTCGACGGCGAGGCGCGCGATCGTGATCCCCTGAATCGCCTCCATGAAGGCGCGGTTCTTGAAGCGCTCGGGAGCGATGTAGACGAGCTTGTACCTGCCTGAGGCGAGCCCGGAAAGGCGGTACTCGGCCTCGGCGGGATCGAGGCTGCTGTTGATGAAGGTGGCGGGAATGCCCTTCTCGGCGAGAGCGTCCACCTGGTCCTTCATCAGGGCGATGAGGGGCGAGACGACCAGCGTCGTGCCCTCGAGCATCAGGGCGGGCAGCTGGTAGCAGATGGACTTGCCGTTGCCGGTCGGCATGATGGCGACGGTGTCGCGACCCGCGAGCACCGCCTCGACCACCCCCTGCTGGCCGGGGCGGAAGGTGGAGTGGCCGAAATGCCGCTCGAGCGCGGATTCGGCTGGGCTTGGCGCGGGGTGGGACATAACCTCAGTTTACTCGCCTGGCGCCTTGCCGGGCAAGTGCTGAGATGAGTATTCGCTTGATTCCCCGCCCCCTGGTGGGGCGGGGAGGATTCAGCGTGGCGTTAACTCAGCCAAGAATTGCTCATCTCAGCAGGCGCTGGAGCTTGGCGTGGTCGATCTTGGCGTTGTGACGCGGGTCGAGCGGCATGCGCCGGATGAAGCGGACCTCGTCTACCGGCGCGCCCTGTGCCGCCATGTGCGCGAGAACGGCCTGTTTCCACGTGCCGCGTCGCCACAAGGCGCCGGGTTCGCTGGCCTCGACGACGAGCATCGCCCGGGCGCCGGGCCGGCCGACGAGGGCCGCGTGCCGGACGAAGGGCAATTGCCGTGCGATCGCCTCGACCTGCAAGGGGTAGAGGGTGCGTTCGCCGCGTTGCACGGCGTTGTTCACGCGGCCCACCACCCAGAGGCGATCCTGCGCGTCGAAGTAGGCGACGTCGCCCATGCGGTGCCAGAGGATGCCCTCGGGATCGCGGATCTTGTTCTCGCGCCCCGCCTCGGGGTTGCGGTAGTAGTCCTTGCCCACGTGCTCGCCCGTCACGACGAGCTCGCCGACCTCGCCCGTTTCAAGCTCGACGTCGTCCCAGCCTCGCGCCCCGAGCGAAATGGGGCCGTCGATCCGCCGGATGATCCTGGCCGTGATGCCGTGCGCGAGGCGCCCCACGCAGGTCCCGTGACCCGCCTCGCTGAGCGCGTCGGTCTCGTCGCAGGCCTCGGCCGCCTCGATCAGCGCGACGGGCTCGGCCTCGGTCGAGCCGTAGCCCACGAAGGCCGAGCCGTTCGGCAGCACGCGCCGCAGCTTTCCGAGCAGGCCGGGGGGCACCGGGCCGCCGCCGGTGAAGACCGCGCGCACGGTGGGCAGCCAGAGGCCGCGCTCGAGGCAGTGGTCGGCGATGGGAGCGAAGTACGCGGGCGAGCCGACGGCGGTGGTCACGCCCCAGTCCTGGATCTGGCGGACGATGACGCCCGGATCGATCGCGGCGGGCTTCGAGGGCTTCATCAGCGGCACGACGCTCGTGACCCCCGAGGCGAGGTTGTTGAGGATGAAGATCGGCAGCGCCGGCAAGTCCACGTCCTCGGGGGTGAGTCCCAGCTCGCGCGACAGGGCCCGGTGCTGGGCCACGAGGAAGCCGTGGGTGCGGTTCGCTCCCTTGGGCGTGCCGGTGCTGCCGGTAGTGAAGGTGATGAGGGCGGTCTCGTCGGCCTGGACCGCCGTGGTCTCGACGATGGGGCCGCCCGACTCGATGAGCCGTTCCAGCTGCCACTCCCCGAAGCGCGCAGGCCCTCGTGCCGTGATGCGAAGGGGGATGCCGCTCAGGGCGCCGGTGGCGCGGCCGATGAGCTGGATGAGCGGGACCCCTGCGAAGGCCTTGGGCGAAGTGAGCGCGATGCAGCGCTTGATCTGGTCGATGCCCACCCAGGGGTCGATGAAGACGATGGGTGCTGCGAGCTTCAGGAGCGCGAGCAGCAGGGTGTAGAGCTCGAGGCTCATGGGGATCATGACGACCACGGCGTCCCCGCGGCCGATGCCGCGCGAGGCGAGGGCGGCGGCGAGCCGGTTGACCCGGTCCTCGAGCTCCTCGAAGCTCAGCTGGCTGTAGGCGATGGATCCGCCGGGCCGGACGCTCCGGGGGAACACCAGGGCGGGCTTGCTCGGAGAGACCCTCGCCCAGTGGCTGAGGTAGCGGATGACGTTGTCGTGCGTGGCGAGCGTCATGAAGGTCAGATGCGCTTGCCCTTGCCGGTGCGGTCGAGCATCAGCCGGATCTGGTCGACCAGGTCCTGGCGCTTCAGCTGCTTGAAGGATCGCTGGGCGGCGAGCAGATGCTCGGTGGCTTCCTTGCCTCGCTGGTTCGCCATCAGGAACTTGGCCAGCTCGAGGGATGCGGCCCCCTGTGCCCAGAGATCCTTGCTCGTGCGGGCGACCTTGAGGGCTTCCTTGAGCCGCGTCTCGCCGAGCTTCAGGTCCTTGCGATCGATGGCGAGCAGCGCGAGCAGGCGCAAGGAGCCTTGCTCTGCCGTCTTGTTCTCGATGCGGCGGGCCATGGCGAGGGTCTCCTGGGCCGTGGCCTCCGCGCGCTCGGCCTGCTTCATTTCCCGCTCGACGTTCGCCAGGCGCAGCTTGACCTTCACCGCGTTGTAGGCGTCGTCGCGCGAAAGGGTGCGCTCGAGCACCCCCTGGAGGCGCGGGTAGCCCGCCTCGTACATGCCCAGCTCGCACTCTGCGGAGCCCAGGTCGTA
Proteins encoded:
- a CDS encoding ATP-dependent DNA helicase RecQ, whose amino-acid sequence is MSHPAPSPAESALERHFGHSTFRPGQQGVVEAVLAGRDTVAIMPTGNGKSICYQLPALMLEGTTLVVSPLIALMKDQVDALAEKGIPATFINSSLDPAEAEYRLSGLASGRYKLVYIAPERFKNRAFMEAIQGITIARLAVDEAHCVSQWGHDFRPDFLRLRDALAKLGRPPVLAATATATPEVREDIVKQLGLNDPAVFVTGFDRPNLRYVVRPASGEAAKLSKVLEIAQKTKGSGIVYASTRKNVEAIAEHLEAAGVSAVAYHAGLHDTEREQAQDAWMAGKARVVVATNAFGMGVDKPNVRFVIHHDLPGTVEAYYQEAGRAGRDQLASYCVLIFSPADRYLQEFFIEGSCPSVSTLSDVYQVLCDQGPDEFVMTHEAIGRAMPGKVNDMAIGTCLNLLERNGVIARAPRGANHAYVRHANDLMPIDSRAKMQKLVYGALKAVLRDELDAGAALDLTQFVSYVGESRESVLSALHGLHERGLIAYTPPQRGRAMRLIKRAEDFHSLKLDVTYLIGKQAREVAKLDAMVNYAHTADCRRAYILDYFGETAPSRCGACDRCLESPGARSLPAPKAPVRVVAKIAPVAKVSAAPGDPVLLSALREARAGIAKDKGLPPYCIAHDRVLDAVAAARPQSLEALAAIKGIGEDKCRQWGAAMLAAIAAHQAPPASLVV
- a CDS encoding fatty acid CoA ligase family protein — protein: MTLATHDNVIRYLSHWARVSPSKPALVFPRSVRPGGSIAYSQLSFEELEDRVNRLAAALASRGIGRGDAVVVMIPMSLELYTLLLALLKLAAPIVFIDPWVGIDQIKRCIALTSPKAFAGVPLIQLIGRATGALSGIPLRITARGPARFGEWQLERLIESGGPIVETTAVQADETALITFTTGSTGTPKGANRTHGFLVAQHRALSRELGLTPEDVDLPALPIFILNNLASGVTSVVPLMKPSKPAAIDPGVIVRQIQDWGVTTAVGSPAYFAPIADHCLERGLWLPTVRAVFTGGGPVPPGLLGKLRRVLPNGSAFVGYGSTEAEPVALIEAAEACDETDALSEAGHGTCVGRLAHGITARIIRRIDGPISLGARGWDDVELETGEVGELVVTGEHVGKDYYRNPEAGRENKIRDPEGILWHRMGDVAYFDAQDRLWVVGRVNNAVQRGERTLYPLQVEAIARQLPFVRHAALVGRPGARAMLVVEASEPGALWRRGTWKQAVLAHMAAQGAPVDEVRFIRRMPLDPRHNAKIDHAKLQRLLR